One Rhizobium sp. 9140 genomic region harbors:
- a CDS encoding GntR family transcriptional regulator, which yields MSQPLAKKAYDTIIDMILSGALMPGDVLQEAKLGEEFSMSRTPVREAIKRIEAEGLAVQEGRFLKVRRLAAEEVEEIFYLRSVIEGYCARIAIAAPAYALDDLERRIKVLIATGPGENGEALEVDDDFHFWLANVSGNRTMIRTIGDLRRRTCMFDHSLVPERFLKGCREHLEILDALRAGDADAAGSLMSRHVLNARDAILEKLDASSRGLPR from the coding sequence ATGAGCCAGCCCCTTGCAAAAAAGGCTTATGATACGATCATCGACATGATCCTTTCCGGCGCGCTGATGCCGGGAGATGTGCTGCAGGAAGCCAAGCTCGGCGAAGAGTTCTCCATGTCCCGAACCCCGGTTCGCGAGGCGATCAAACGCATCGAAGCCGAAGGACTGGCGGTTCAGGAGGGGCGTTTTCTCAAGGTCCGCCGGTTGGCGGCGGAGGAGGTCGAGGAGATCTTTTATCTGCGCAGCGTGATCGAGGGCTACTGCGCGCGCATCGCGATCGCGGCCCCGGCCTACGCCCTCGACGATCTCGAACGCCGCATCAAGGTCTTGATCGCGACGGGTCCGGGCGAGAACGGAGAAGCGCTCGAGGTCGACGACGATTTCCACTTCTGGCTGGCCAATGTTTCGGGAAACCGCACGATGATACGCACGATCGGCGATCTGCGGCGGCGCACCTGCATGTTCGACCACAGTCTCGTTCCCGAACGCTTCCTGAAAGGATGCCGGGAGCACCTCGAGATTCTGGATGCCCTGCGGGCAGGCGATGCCGATGCGGCGGGAAGCCTGATGAGCCGCCACGTGCTGAATGCGCGGGACGCCATTCTCGAAAAACTCGACGCCTCCAGCCGGGGATTGCCGCGATGA
- a CDS encoding 5-oxoprolinase subunit C family protein, producing MSVLHIKDAGPMMTVQDLGRAGLSRFGVSGAGPMDPPSLRMANRLVGNAESDAGLEFAQVGGTFVVDAPVRFAVTGAAVGMTIDGKPVHAWESHHLLPGQTLRIGAVVNAVWGYLAISGGIDTPPVLGARTTHLRTGLGGIDGRRLAADDRLPLGTAGHAPLLALRQPLSRPRGPFRIVPGPQADHFDASAWKIFLEEPFCIATHRDRMAQMLDGPAISAFAGHDIISDGTVAGSIQVPSSGRPIVLMAERQTTGGYPKIATVASVDLPRLAQAMTGSIVRFRTITRDEAEDLLLDQSRVLAAALSGLEEKGETLETAETATTSGRSNT from the coding sequence ATGAGCGTTCTCCACATCAAGGACGCAGGCCCCATGATGACGGTGCAGGATCTCGGCCGCGCCGGGCTCTCGCGCTTCGGTGTTTCCGGGGCAGGGCCCATGGACCCGCCGTCCCTGCGAATGGCCAACCGCCTCGTCGGAAATGCCGAGAGCGATGCCGGGCTCGAATTCGCGCAGGTCGGGGGAACGTTCGTCGTCGATGCGCCCGTGCGCTTCGCCGTCACGGGTGCGGCCGTCGGCATGACGATCGACGGGAAACCCGTCCACGCCTGGGAAAGCCACCATTTGCTGCCCGGACAGACGCTTCGCATCGGCGCGGTCGTCAACGCCGTCTGGGGCTACCTTGCGATATCCGGCGGCATCGATACGCCGCCTGTCCTCGGCGCGCGGACGACACATCTGCGCACGGGGCTTGGCGGTATCGACGGACGGCGGCTTGCGGCCGACGACCGCTTGCCGCTCGGCACTGCGGGACACGCGCCGCTCCTTGCGCTGCGCCAGCCCCTGTCCCGTCCGCGCGGCCCGTTTCGCATCGTGCCGGGACCGCAGGCCGATCATTTCGATGCCTCGGCCTGGAAGATTTTTCTCGAAGAACCGTTTTGTATCGCGACGCACCGCGACCGGATGGCGCAGATGCTGGACGGGCCTGCGATCTCGGCCTTTGCCGGACATGACATCATCTCCGATGGAACGGTCGCCGGCTCCATTCAGGTGCCGTCCTCCGGCCGGCCGATCGTGCTGATGGCCGAGCGGCAGACCACGGGCGGCTACCCCAAGATCGCCACGGTCGCCTCCGTCGATCTGCCGCGGCTGGCGCAGGCGATGACGGGAAGCATCGTCCGCTTCAGGACGATCACCCGGGACGAGGCCGAGGACCTGCTGCTCGACCAATCGCGCGTGCTGGCCGCAGCCCTTTCCGGCCTTGAGGAAAAGGGCGAAACTCTAGAAACAGCAGAGACAGCGACGACATCCGGGAGATCGAACACATGA
- the pxpB gene encoding 5-oxoprolinase subunit PxpB, producing MAVMTNAPAHFPRIAACGDSALAVEFSDRIDEATSARVVAMADRLATGAVAGITEVVPTYRSLLVHYDPAVVRGRDLTVQLVDMLECRPDTESTARHIIVPVLYGGETGADLDALAELKEMTRRDLIALHASAHYRVYMIGFAPGFAYLGGLPERLHTPRLAVPRQRIEAGAIGIGGQQASINSVPGPSGWRFIARTPLKLFDPSRKEPFLLRAGDRVRFRAIKETEAAHLDAAVARGEPVEEWAAT from the coding sequence ATGGCTGTGATGACAAATGCCCCGGCGCATTTCCCCCGCATCGCCGCCTGTGGAGACAGCGCCCTGGCGGTGGAGTTCTCCGACCGGATAGACGAGGCGACCAGCGCCCGCGTCGTCGCGATGGCTGACCGTTTGGCGACAGGTGCGGTCGCGGGCATAACAGAGGTCGTGCCGACCTACAGGTCGCTTCTCGTGCACTACGACCCTGCTGTCGTTCGGGGTCGCGACCTGACCGTGCAGCTCGTGGACATGCTGGAATGCCGGCCGGACACGGAAAGCACCGCACGCCACATCATCGTCCCCGTGCTCTATGGCGGGGAGACCGGTGCGGATCTCGATGCGCTGGCCGAACTGAAGGAGATGACGCGCCGCGACCTGATCGCGCTGCATGCCTCCGCCCACTATCGTGTCTATATGATCGGTTTTGCGCCCGGTTTCGCCTATCTCGGCGGACTGCCCGAGCGCCTGCACACGCCCCGGCTTGCGGTGCCCCGCCAGAGGATCGAGGCCGGCGCGATCGGCATCGGTGGACAGCAGGCCAGCATCAACTCGGTTCCCGGGCCGAGCGGCTGGCGGTTCATCGCGCGGACGCCGCTGAAACTGTTCGACCCGTCGCGCAAGGAGCCGTTTCTGCTGCGTGCCGGCGATCGCGTTCGGTTCCGCGCGATCAAGGAGACCGAGGCCGCGCATCTCGATGCGGCGGTCGCCAGAGGTGAGCCTGTCGAAGAGTGGGCGGCGACATGA
- a CDS encoding LamB/YcsF family protein, which produces MATIDLNCDMGESFGAYTIGEDRALMDIVTTANIACGFHAGDPSVMRDTILLAKARGVAIGAHPSFMDLYGFGRRRISGERPEDIEAQLIYQISAIQGMASALGWPITHVKTHGSLGNMAAEDAALAKVCVDAIRAVDAGLVFITLPFSETMKAAEAAGLQIACEVYADRRYTDNGMLAPRQMEGAVIHDPRESVDQVLSMLCDKTMPTIGGKRLPVDPATVCIHGDTPGAATTARALRAQLTNVGIAIAPFHTPKRRHEEKSL; this is translated from the coding sequence GTGGCGACCATCGACCTGAACTGCGACATGGGCGAAAGCTTCGGCGCCTACACGATCGGCGAGGATCGCGCCTTGATGGACATCGTGACGACGGCCAACATCGCATGCGGCTTCCATGCGGGCGACCCCTCCGTCATGCGCGATACGATCCTTTTGGCCAAGGCGCGCGGTGTCGCTATCGGCGCGCACCCGTCCTTCATGGATCTCTACGGCTTCGGCCGGCGACGCATTTCCGGGGAGCGGCCGGAGGATATCGAAGCGCAACTGATCTACCAGATTTCCGCCATACAGGGCATGGCGTCAGCGCTCGGCTGGCCGATCACGCATGTCAAGACGCACGGGTCGCTCGGCAACATGGCAGCCGAAGACGCTGCGCTTGCAAAGGTCTGCGTCGATGCCATCCGGGCCGTCGATGCCGGCCTCGTTTTCATCACCCTGCCCTTTTCCGAGACGATGAAGGCGGCGGAGGCGGCCGGGCTGCAGATCGCCTGCGAGGTCTATGCCGACCGCCGCTACACAGACAACGGCATGCTCGCGCCGCGCCAGATGGAGGGCGCCGTCATTCACGATCCCCGAGAGAGCGTCGATCAGGTCCTGTCGATGCTCTGCGACAAGACGATGCCGACGATCGGCGGCAAGCGCCTTCCCGTCGATCCGGCAACCGTCTGCATCCACGGCGATACGCCCGGTGCCGCAACGACCGCGCGTGCCCTTCGCGCGCAATTGACGAATGTGGGCATCGCGATCGCCCCCTTTCACACACCCAAGCGTCGTCACGAGGAGAAGTCCCTTTGA
- a CDS encoding D-amino-acid transaminase, translating to MNRTVYLNGAWLAEADAHVSIFDRGFLFADAIYEVTGVVNGKLLEYEGHSARLQRSMGELGLVCPLSPQELLGVHREIVQRNALSEGLIYLQISRGPADRDFAFPTDPVPTLVLFTQAKAVLDNPKARTGISVALLPDLRWARCDIKTVQLLYPSMAKMEAARQGADDAWLVEDGFVTEASSASAHIITSDGVLVTRPLSQAILHGITRHSVLDLAASIGVAVEERPFSVEEAKTAAEAFITSATNFVLPVTQIDGQLVGDGQPGPLTWRLRALYIERKMASAI from the coding sequence TTGAACCGTACCGTCTATCTCAACGGCGCCTGGCTTGCCGAAGCCGACGCACACGTTTCCATCTTCGATCGCGGCTTCCTCTTTGCGGACGCCATCTACGAAGTGACCGGCGTCGTGAACGGCAAGCTGCTGGAATATGAAGGCCATTCGGCCCGACTGCAGCGGTCGATGGGCGAACTCGGGCTGGTCTGCCCACTTTCGCCCCAAGAACTGCTCGGCGTTCACCGCGAAATCGTGCAGCGCAATGCACTGAGCGAGGGCCTGATCTATCTTCAGATCAGCCGCGGACCGGCCGATCGCGATTTTGCCTTTCCGACAGACCCCGTGCCGACGCTCGTGCTGTTTACCCAGGCCAAAGCCGTGCTCGACAACCCCAAGGCACGGACCGGCATTTCGGTCGCACTGCTTCCCGACCTGCGGTGGGCGCGCTGCGACATCAAGACGGTGCAGCTGCTCTATCCCTCGATGGCCAAGATGGAGGCGGCGCGGCAGGGTGCCGACGACGCGTGGCTGGTCGAGGACGGTTTCGTGACCGAAGCCAGTTCGGCGAGCGCGCATATCATCACCAGCGATGGTGTCCTCGTCACCCGTCCTCTGTCACAAGCGATCCTTCACGGGATCACGCGCCACAGTGTTCTCGATCTTGCAGCAAGCATCGGCGTTGCCGTCGAGGAGCGTCCCTTCAGCGTCGAGGAAGCAAAGACCGCAGCAGAGGCCTTCATCACATCGGCGACGAATTTCGTACTCCCGGTGACACAGATCGACGGTCAGCTTGTCGGTGACGGACAGCCTGGGCCGCTGACATGGAGACTTCGCGCGCTGTATATCGAGAGAAAGATGGCATCGGCGATCTGA
- a CDS encoding HD domain-containing phosphohydrolase, translating to MRILLVDDNRTTLSILTRLVERVPDCVAIPFLKPDDVLACAAELEFDIAVIDFQMPVYSGVELLTELIRFERHAEKLFVIVTADTDAATRMAALNAGAIDFLTKPVNPLEFQARMRNLMALADARRKLSDRAEWLRAEVESAVAELRAREEEIIDRLTIAAAYKDLDTARHTRRVGAYSEAIARAYGLSSRACSDIRLASPMHDIGKVAIPDAVLLKTGKLTEDEFVIMRKHTVVGCDILKESKSGLLQLAAEIAGSHHERWDGQGYPYGIAGEAIPLSGRIVAIADNFDALTTARPYKEAWTVERTVEHIRQQAGAQFDPRCVAAFDAALSTLLTIRDDDLAAALAELQVAPSVGSGFFRSETRLRA from the coding sequence ATGCGCATCCTGCTGGTGGACGACAACCGGACCACTCTTTCCATCCTGACGCGCCTCGTCGAGCGTGTTCCCGACTGTGTCGCCATTCCCTTTCTAAAGCCGGATGACGTCCTGGCTTGTGCTGCCGAGCTTGAATTCGATATCGCGGTCATCGACTTTCAGATGCCGGTCTATAGCGGCGTCGAGCTTCTCACCGAGCTTATCCGTTTCGAGCGCCATGCCGAGAAGCTGTTCGTGATCGTGACGGCCGATACCGATGCCGCGACGCGGATGGCGGCCCTCAATGCGGGCGCGATCGACTTCCTGACGAAGCCCGTCAACCCGTTGGAATTTCAGGCCCGCATGCGCAACCTGATGGCATTGGCAGATGCACGCAGGAAGCTTTCGGACAGGGCGGAATGGCTGCGCGCCGAGGTGGAAAGTGCCGTGGCGGAACTGCGCGCGCGCGAGGAGGAGATCATCGACCGGCTGACGATCGCCGCCGCGTACAAGGATCTCGACACCGCCCGCCATACACGGCGTGTCGGCGCGTATTCCGAGGCCATTGCACGCGCTTATGGCCTGTCCTCACGCGCCTGCTCGGACATAAGACTTGCATCCCCCATGCACGACATCGGCAAGGTGGCGATACCGGATGCCGTTCTCCTGAAAACGGGAAAGCTCACTGAAGATGAGTTTGTGATCATGCGAAAGCATACGGTTGTCGGCTGCGACATTCTGAAAGAATCCAAGTCCGGCCTGCTGCAGCTCGCAGCCGAAATCGCCGGCAGCCACCACGAGCGCTGGGACGGGCAGGGGTATCCTTACGGGATTGCGGGAGAGGCCATTCCCCTCTCCGGTCGCATCGTCGCGATTGCCGACAATTTCGACGCGCTGACGACGGCACGCCCCTATAAGGAGGCCTGGACCGTCGAGCGGACTGTTGAGCACATAAGACAGCAGGCCGGCGCGCAGTTCGATCCCCGTTGCGTTGCCGCTTTCGACGCAGCGCTCTCGACGCTCCTGACAATCCGGGACGATGACCTGGCTGCGGCCTTGGCCGAGCTTCAGGTGGCCCCGTCAGTCGGATCAGGTTTCTTTCGGTCCGAAACGCGCCTCAGAGCGTAA
- a CDS encoding ATP-binding protein encodes MIDLDPGSGDIMQRASKATVVLQVFAVLLLVALVILFVDISRKYSALQDGIRENALWSVYQLDREARRLHETLHVMIVEKDFSAVRVKALSTRYDILYSRMSILDKASFDQKFRANATIGGLLTEIRQGVLDREGVFNALAAGRPVSPAVLEDVVRGFDLLTKDTEQLLLYSNTTVSIGRADARDEVLWLQAKSAGLVILLVCCMVFLIVTLRRQLKTVRLAGLSLERATSRLKDAYLDAEAGNRAKSQFMATMGHEIRTPLNAILGTAELLQLSPLPPMVAPGVQTIRRSGESLLELINEILDFAKIEHGTLTVEERAVDVAAVVAAAVDILRDRVTEHGNRFVLEMPSALPAAVIATDPTRLRQVLLNLLSNAIKFTSEGVVTLRLIPAVLAGQPALRFEIKDTGIGIDQAGLERLFRPFSQVDASISRNYGGTGLGLTICKQIVEAMNGRIGVESRKGEGSTFWFEIPAPAAGPGLIDAQALARDTHESLPALRILLVEDNAVNQQVAAGFLAHLGQTVVIASNGLEAVERAGAQPFDLILMDMQMPKLDGIEATRRIRASAGPCSQTPIIAMTANASDDDRLSCQQAGMTGFQSKPVTMRQLRLVIAAVDRPEDMQAPTAAPVCADDAFELRRTEIVDALGADAFDELLDSFFDDASTLLAELHVTLATEGSRDADRLLHTLKGAASSMGLQKVADHSENLRQGTLSKTLLNELEMTVAGYRRHIAA; translated from the coding sequence GTGATCGATCTGGATCCGGGCAGCGGCGACATCATGCAGCGGGCGAGCAAGGCGACCGTCGTGCTCCAGGTCTTTGCCGTTCTGCTCCTGGTCGCGCTGGTCATCCTCTTCGTTGATATTTCCCGGAAATACTCCGCTCTGCAGGATGGTATTCGCGAGAATGCCCTGTGGTCCGTCTATCAGCTGGATCGCGAGGCGCGGCGGCTGCACGAAACGCTCCACGTGATGATCGTGGAGAAGGATTTTTCTGCTGTCCGCGTGAAGGCGCTGAGCACCCGCTACGACATTCTCTATTCCCGGATGAGTATCCTCGATAAGGCATCCTTCGATCAGAAATTCAGGGCGAACGCCACGATCGGCGGGCTGCTCACGGAGATCCGGCAGGGAGTTCTCGATCGGGAAGGCGTCTTCAACGCCCTCGCGGCCGGTCGTCCTGTCTCTCCCGCCGTTCTTGAAGACGTCGTTCGCGGCTTCGACCTGCTCACGAAAGACACCGAACAGCTTCTGCTCTATTCCAATACCACCGTCAGCATCGGCCGTGCCGATGCGCGTGATGAAGTGCTCTGGTTGCAGGCAAAGTCGGCAGGCCTCGTGATCCTTCTGGTGTGCTGCATGGTCTTCCTGATCGTCACGCTCCGGCGGCAGCTGAAGACGGTGCGGCTGGCAGGCCTGAGCCTTGAACGCGCAACAAGCCGGCTGAAAGACGCCTATCTCGATGCGGAGGCCGGCAATCGCGCGAAATCACAGTTCATGGCCACCATGGGCCATGAAATCCGCACGCCATTGAATGCCATCCTCGGTACGGCGGAACTCCTGCAGCTTTCACCGCTCCCACCCATGGTCGCCCCCGGCGTGCAAACGATCCGCCGTTCCGGCGAGTCACTCCTCGAACTGATCAACGAGATCCTCGACTTTGCGAAAATCGAGCATGGAACGCTGACCGTCGAGGAGAGGGCCGTCGATGTCGCTGCCGTTGTTGCGGCCGCAGTCGATATCCTTCGCGATCGCGTCACCGAGCACGGCAACCGCTTCGTGTTAGAGATGCCGTCGGCGCTCCCGGCAGCGGTCATTGCCACGGATCCGACCCGCCTGAGGCAAGTTCTTCTCAATCTGCTGAGCAACGCTATCAAGTTCACGAGCGAAGGCGTCGTGACGCTCAGGCTCATTCCCGCCGTTTTGGCCGGACAGCCGGCTTTGCGATTTGAGATCAAGGACACGGGCATCGGTATCGACCAGGCAGGTCTTGAGCGTCTGTTCAGGCCATTTTCGCAGGTGGATGCATCGATCAGCCGCAACTACGGCGGAACAGGTCTTGGCCTGACGATCTGCAAGCAGATCGTGGAAGCGATGAATGGCAGGATCGGTGTCGAAAGCCGGAAAGGCGAAGGCAGCACGTTCTGGTTCGAGATCCCTGCACCCGCTGCGGGACCTGGCCTCATCGATGCCCAGGCTCTCGCACGCGATACGCACGAAAGCCTGCCGGCACTGCGCATTCTCCTCGTCGAGGACAATGCCGTCAACCAGCAGGTGGCTGCGGGTTTCCTCGCACATCTCGGCCAGACGGTCGTCATCGCAAGCAACGGGCTGGAGGCCGTGGAACGGGCAGGCGCGCAGCCGTTTGACCTGATTCTCATGGACATGCAGATGCCGAAGCTCGATGGTATCGAAGCGACGCGCCGTATCCGCGCCTCCGCTGGGCCGTGCAGCCAGACGCCGATCATCGCCATGACGGCCAACGCATCCGATGACGACAGGCTTTCCTGTCAACAGGCCGGCATGACCGGCTTCCAGTCGAAGCCCGTGACGATGCGCCAGTTGCGTTTGGTTATCGCCGCGGTCGACAGGCCCGAGGACATGCAGGCTCCCACGGCGGCGCCAGTGTGTGCGGACGATGCCTTCGAACTGCGGCGGACGGAAATCGTCGATGCTCTCGGGGCTGACGCCTTCGATGAACTGCTGGACAGCTTCTTCGATGACGCCAGCACCCTGCTTGCCGAACTGCATGTGACGCTCGCCACGGAGGGCAGCCGTGACGCAGATCGTCTCCTGCATACGCTGAAGGGCGCTGCGAGCAGCATGGGCCTGCAGAAGGTCGCCGATCACTCTGAGAACCTCCGGCAGGGCACGCTGTCGAAGACGCTTTTGAACGAACTTGAAATGACCGTCGCCGGATACCGGCGCCACATTGCCGCGTAG
- a CDS encoding molybdopterin-dependent oxidoreductase: MTTRNSLFALFLTAASTLLPFSARALDVPRGDVILTVTGRLDHPNAEGKAQFDLPMLEALAGRSGEMETPWTEGRLTFSGPLLRSVLTAAGAHGTKVKLTALNDYSAELPMEDATDLDTMLATRMNGAVMSVRDKGPLFLIYPFDEKPELMNEKYFSRSVWQIREIEVTE, encoded by the coding sequence ATGACGACCCGGAACTCCCTGTTTGCTCTCTTTTTAACAGCGGCCTCGACGCTTCTTCCCTTCTCTGCACGCGCGCTCGACGTGCCGAGAGGCGACGTTATTCTGACCGTTACAGGTCGCCTCGATCATCCCAATGCGGAAGGCAAGGCGCAGTTCGACCTGCCGATGCTGGAGGCCTTGGCAGGACGTTCGGGCGAGATGGAAACGCCTTGGACAGAAGGCAGGCTAACGTTTTCGGGTCCGCTCCTGCGTTCTGTTCTGACGGCTGCAGGGGCGCATGGCACCAAGGTCAAGCTGACGGCCCTGAACGACTATTCTGCCGAGCTCCCGATGGAAGATGCGACGGATCTCGACACGATGCTGGCCACACGAATGAACGGCGCGGTGATGTCGGTTCGGGACAAGGGGCCGCTTTTTCTGATCTATCCGTTCGACGAAAAGCCCGAGCTTATGAACGAAAAATACTTCTCTCGTTCGGTCTGGCAGATCCGTGAGATCGAGGTCACCGAGTGA
- a CDS encoding LacI family DNA-binding transcriptional regulator, giving the protein MRPSKPSQTQDFVSAQHVAKLAGVSRSAVSRAFTPGASIAEETRRKVMVAAETLGYQVNDLARGLLANKSRLVGLVATKPELGFRTHLAAALTKALIARGSIPLMINTGQTDAELLAAQRALFGHRAEATIILSGSPPASFVDLARRNGQPLVVIGRSEPDADHVEIDNGSAGRQAASLFVARGFTRLGLVGSRSATPSVVERENAFCAEARRLGAHVLAVRGGDSDYAGGRDAGRQLLDARERPQGVFCINDLLALGVIDHAQREAGLHVPHDLSVIGFDDLPEAGWLSYGLTTFRQDPTEMADTAVALIDRRQTEPHHPPLRVRIAAPLVVRHSFVPHTSIRSENEHDNVR; this is encoded by the coding sequence ATGCGCCCGTCCAAGCCGTCGCAGACACAGGACTTCGTCAGTGCCCAGCATGTGGCAAAGCTTGCCGGCGTCTCGCGGTCGGCGGTATCGCGCGCGTTCACACCAGGGGCAAGCATTGCAGAAGAGACGCGGCGCAAGGTAATGGTGGCGGCGGAGACGCTGGGATATCAGGTCAACGACCTCGCTCGCGGCCTGCTCGCCAACAAAAGCCGCCTCGTCGGACTGGTAGCGACCAAGCCGGAACTCGGCTTCCGCACCCATCTTGCCGCCGCGCTGACCAAGGCGCTGATCGCGCGCGGCAGCATCCCCCTGATGATCAACACCGGGCAGACCGATGCGGAACTGCTGGCTGCCCAGCGCGCTTTGTTCGGCCATCGGGCGGAGGCGACGATCATTCTCTCGGGCTCCCCGCCCGCCTCCTTCGTCGATCTCGCGCGCCGTAACGGTCAGCCGCTGGTGGTCATCGGCCGTTCCGAGCCCGATGCGGATCATGTCGAGATCGACAACGGATCGGCCGGACGGCAGGCGGCGTCGCTCTTCGTCGCTCGCGGGTTCACGCGTCTCGGCCTTGTCGGCTCCCGATCGGCAACGCCCAGCGTCGTCGAACGCGAAAACGCCTTCTGCGCGGAAGCCCGGCGCCTTGGCGCACACGTTCTGGCGGTGCGCGGTGGCGATTCCGATTACGCAGGCGGGCGGGATGCCGGTCGCCAGCTTCTGGATGCGCGGGAAAGACCACAGGGCGTCTTCTGTATCAACGACCTCCTCGCACTCGGCGTCATCGACCACGCTCAGCGCGAAGCCGGGCTTCATGTCCCTCACGACCTTTCCGTCATCGGCTTCGATGATCTGCCGGAAGCCGGGTGGCTCAGCTACGGCCTGACGACCTTCCGGCAGGACCCGACCGAGATGGCCGACACTGCGGTGGCGCTCATCGATCGCCGCCAGACCGAGCCACACCACCCGCCACTCCGCGTCCGAATTGCAGCACCGCTCGTCGTTCGCCACAGTTTCGTTCCGCATACGTCGATTCGCAGCGAGAACGAGCATGACAACGTTCGTTGA
- a CDS encoding ABC transporter permease, with the protein MIDLWWLPRALVLGLLAFVIFGPLTNLVLWTVAERWYFPNALPMSYGFSFWARVFSPRGNAMEALGNSVLVAMLTVILALALAIPAGFALARLKLPFRGLILLAFLLPQAFPNLPVYVNIARVFYQLGLNGTILGVVLVHMTHGLVFAVWIATAAFSAVDIELEQAARSVGASAIHTFRDITLPLAMPGLMASAIFVFLESLDEFTGSYFVGAPDINMLPLLLYTASGGGNYQIASITALVLLVPSIGFMLVVERFLKSDVLSKVGH; encoded by the coding sequence ATGATCGATCTCTGGTGGCTGCCGCGCGCGCTCGTGCTGGGTCTGCTCGCCTTCGTAATCTTCGGTCCTTTGACCAACCTCGTCCTGTGGACCGTCGCGGAACGCTGGTATTTCCCGAATGCTCTGCCGATGAGCTACGGCTTCAGTTTCTGGGCTCGGGTATTCTCGCCCCGCGGCAATGCCATGGAAGCGCTTGGCAACAGCGTGCTCGTCGCCATGCTGACGGTGATCCTGGCCCTGGCGCTGGCCATTCCGGCAGGCTTTGCGCTCGCCCGCCTCAAGCTGCCGTTCCGGGGTCTCATCCTGCTTGCGTTCCTTCTGCCGCAGGCCTTTCCCAACCTGCCGGTCTACGTCAACATCGCCCGCGTCTTCTACCAGCTCGGCCTCAACGGAACCATTCTCGGCGTCGTTCTCGTCCACATGACGCACGGGCTTGTCTTTGCTGTGTGGATCGCAACGGCTGCGTTTTCTGCTGTCGACATCGAGCTGGAACAGGCTGCCCGTTCGGTCGGCGCGTCCGCCATCCACACGTTCCGCGACATCACCCTGCCGCTCGCCATGCCGGGGCTGATGGCCAGCGCGATCTTCGTCTTTCTCGAATCGCTCGACGAATTCACTGGCAGCTATTTCGTCGGCGCACCGGATATCAACATGTTGCCTTTGCTGCTCTACACCGCGAGCGGCGGTGGCAATTACCAGATCGCCTCCATCACGGCGCTCGTTCTGCTCGTACCCTCGATCGGCTTCATGCTGGTGGTCGAGCGCTTCCTGAAGTCCGACGTCCTGTCGAAGGTGGGGCACTGA
- a CDS encoding ABC transporter permease — MSHRPLSLLLVAPALAVILLLFVVPLVASVVGAFEVGDGFGFGNFVKATELYTQDAIFTVVIVSLSTVLIGLFSIAIAGYLTLGENPRTVAILRWLYRWPMFIPFIVTGQVLRTFLAKNGLFNNVLISLGILTPLQAESFLDWRGIVIAFVWKQTPFVTLLLAGAMASLDRSTIEAARNLGASRLRILFEIVVPQVATTLLVGLILSFVTMMSVLSVPLMINAQSPTMLTTDIAFRINAYGDYGVANALGLVSLLITSVVAWIYLRHGVRKTL; from the coding sequence ATGTCCCACCGACCTTTGAGCCTGCTTCTCGTCGCGCCGGCGCTCGCCGTCATCCTGCTGCTCTTCGTCGTGCCGCTGGTGGCCTCGGTGGTCGGTGCTTTCGAGGTTGGTGACGGTTTCGGGTTCGGCAATTTCGTCAAAGCCACCGAGCTCTATACGCAGGACGCCATCTTCACGGTGGTGATCGTCAGCCTGTCGACCGTCCTGATCGGACTCTTCTCCATCGCGATTGCAGGATATCTCACCCTTGGGGAAAACCCACGGACGGTAGCGATCCTTCGCTGGCTTTATCGCTGGCCGATGTTCATTCCGTTCATCGTCACCGGTCAGGTCCTGCGCACGTTTCTCGCCAAGAACGGCCTGTTCAACAACGTCCTCATCAGCCTTGGCATTCTCACACCGCTTCAGGCCGAAAGCTTCCTCGATTGGCGCGGCATCGTCATCGCTTTCGTCTGGAAACAGACGCCGTTCGTCACGTTGCTGCTCGCCGGCGCCATGGCTTCGCTCGATCGCTCGACCATCGAGGCCGCGCGCAATCTCGGCGCGTCACGGCTGCGGATCCTGTTCGAGATCGTCGTGCCGCAGGTGGCGACCACCTTGCTGGTCGGACTGATCCTGTCTTTCGTCACGATGATGTCGGTGCTCTCGGTGCCCCTGATGATCAACGCGCAATCCCCCACCATGCTGACGACGGATATTGCGTTCCGCATCAATGCCTATGGCGACTACGGGGTCGCGAACGCGCTCGGGCTCGTTTCGCTGCTCATCACATCGGTCGTCGCCTGGATCTATCTTCGTCACGGCGTGAGGAAAACTCTGTGA